Below is a genomic region from Microbulbifer sp. ALW1.
TTGTGGATCTGGTCCTCGGGCACTTCTTCTACCGCCACAATACTGCAACGGAACTGCTTGTAGAGTTGTACCATCTGTCCGAGAACGCCCAGCTCTTCGTTCAGGCACAGGTCGTCCGCGAGCACTACCGCAAACGCCTCATCGCCGATAAGGCGCTGCCCCTGCAGGATGGCATCGCCAAGCCCGCGCATCTCGCCCTGGCGGGTGTAGGAGAAACTGGCGGTATCGATCACCTCACGCACAGAGTCGAGGTAGCGTTCCTTGCCGGTACCGGCGATCTGGTGCTCCAGCTCAAAGTTGGTATCAAAATGGTCTTCAATAGCGCGTTTGCCGCGCCCGGTGACGAAGCCGATCTCGGTAAGGCCGGCCTCGATGGCCTCCTCTACCCCATATTGCACCAACGGCTTGTTCACCAGAGGCAACATTTCTTTGGGCATTGCCTTGGTTGCCGGCAGGAAGCGGGTTCCGTACCCGGCCACCGGAAAAAGACATTTTTTGAGCATTGCTCCCCCTCATTAAAATACTGAATCGGCGCTCTCCGGCGCCGAATTTCAGCAACTTATCACAAAAATGAGGCAAGAATCAGTCCAGCCTAAAGACCGGCGGCCAGAGCCGCCCAAAGCCCGACGTTTCGCGCTATACACAGAGGGTCAAGGGTTAATTGAGACAATTCCAGTCACAAAAAGGCTTATGACCGACTGGACAAGCTATCCTTAGCCCTTAGAATGCCGGCTCGTGTAAAGAATGCCCAAAATCGGGGACCCAATGAGTAATTTCGTTCAAAAAAGCAGCTACACCCGCGAAGAACTTCTGGCCTGTGGCCGCGGTGAAATGTTCGGCCCGGGTAATGCCCAGCTGCCCGCCCCCAACATGCTGATGCTGGATCGCATCACCCATATTGCCAAAGACGGCGGCGAGTTCGGCAAAGGGGAACTGATTGCCGAACTGGATATCACCCCGGACCTGTGGTTCTTCGACTGCCACTTCCCCGGCGATCCGGTCATGCCCGGCTGCCTTGGCCTCGACGCCATGTGGCAGCTGCTGGGTTACTTCCTGGCGTGGAAAGGCAACCCCGGCCGCGGTCGCGCCCTCGGTTGTGGCGAGGTGAAGTTCACCGGCCAGATTCTACCGACCAACAAGAAAGTCACTTACCATATCCAGATGAGCCGCCTGGTAGAGCGCAAGCTGGTGATGGGTATTGGCAATGGCTCTGTATCTGTTGACGGTCGCGAGATTTACACTGCCAAGGATCTGCGCGTCGGCTTGTTTACCCGTACAGACAACTTTTAATCCGTCTGTCGGTCACACAAGACACTGTCATATAAAAAAATAACAATTCACTCTATACGTTTTATTGGAGATCACTATGCGCCGGGTAGTCATTACCGGAATGGGCATCACTTCCTGCATCGGCAACAATACCGAGGAAGTGCTGGCCTCCCTGAAAGCCGGCCGCAGCGGCATCCGTTACATGGATGAGTACGCCGAACTGGGTCTACGCAGCCAGATCGCCGGTGTCGTCGATATCGATTTCAAGGAACACATCGACCGCAAGCACCTGCGCTTCATGGGCGATTCCGCCGCTTACGCCTACGTTTCCATGGCCGAAGCCATCAAAATGGCCGGCCTCGAAGAGTCAGAAATCTCCAACCCACGCACCGGTCTGGTCATGGGCTCTGGCGGCACCTCCACCGCGGCGATCATTGAATCTGCGAACATCCTCAAAACCAAGGGTGTGCGTCGTGTCGGCGCCTATCGCGTGCCCCAGGTGATGGGCAGCACGGTTTCCGCCTGTCTCGCCACCCCGTTCAAGATCAAGGGCGTGAACTACTCCATCTCCTCGGCCTGTGCCACCTCGGCGCACTGCATCGGCAACGGTGCCGAGCTGATCCAGATGGGTAAACAGGACATCGTATTTGCCGGCGGCGGTGAGGAACTGGCCTGGAGTCTGACCC
It encodes:
- the fabA gene encoding 3-hydroxyacyl-[acyl-carrier-protein] dehydratase FabA, translated to MSNFVQKSSYTREELLACGRGEMFGPGNAQLPAPNMLMLDRITHIAKDGGEFGKGELIAELDITPDLWFFDCHFPGDPVMPGCLGLDAMWQLLGYFLAWKGNPGRGRALGCGEVKFTGQILPTNKKVTYHIQMSRLVERKLVMGIGNGSVSVDGREIYTAKDLRVGLFTRTDNF
- the galU gene encoding UTP--glucose-1-phosphate uridylyltransferase GalU — protein: MLKKCLFPVAGYGTRFLPATKAMPKEMLPLVNKPLVQYGVEEAIEAGLTEIGFVTGRGKRAIEDHFDTNFELEHQIAGTGKERYLDSVREVIDTASFSYTRQGEMRGLGDAILQGQRLIGDEAFAVVLADDLCLNEELGVLGQMVQLYKQFRCSIVAVEEVPEDQIHKFGVIAGNEIKPGLYQVTDMVEKPKAEEAPSNMAIIGRYILTPDIFDLIRETPPGKNGEVQITDALLTQAQRGCVLAYKFKGRRFDCGSVDGFIEATNHVYQNVYLPGEKG